Proteins from a single region of Bombus vancouverensis nearcticus chromosome 5, iyBomVanc1_principal, whole genome shotgun sequence:
- the LOC117158548 gene encoding uncharacterized protein LOC117158548 translates to MLRKLLSKSGRRLLRAIKKLSTRSRKAKKSQNSTSWHSAMPELETESLSWSLPSLDTKSIDTFTTYVADNSEDGGSMCCFCDEYEENQRNENIENEMMI, encoded by the exons ATGTTACGAAAATTGCTGAGCAAATCTGGTCGCAGACTTCTTAGG GCCATCAAGAAATTGTCAACGAGAAGCCGCAAGGCGAAAAAGTCACAAAACTCGACCTCTTGGCACTCGGCCATGCCGGAGTTGGAGACAGAGTCTCTTTCGTGGTCTTTACCGTCTCTGGATACGAAGAGCATCGACACGTTCACGACGTACGTTGCCGACAATTCCGAGGATGGTGGCTCAATGTGTTGCTTCTGTGACGAATACGAGGAGAATCAGCGAAACGAGAACATAGAGAACGAAATGATGATCTAA
- the LOC117158410 gene encoding uncharacterized protein LOC117158410, with amino-acid sequence MVAVKGRKNSNKNPPIFSHEFIIQNHGDIVSCVAMIFITGLLLQVTSPWAYTFIAIHHNITSDIEDPTMPMKYTTGWKDACAIFFSFLITIVMHAVFQDYIFDKVSKRLHLSKVKLAKFNESSQLVLFYILSVIWGIDIIIREDLLLNITLLWKEYPVPMSFSSKLFFICQLAYWLHCYPEIYFQRVKKEDIPSRIVQATIGFFSTVAAYIFNFQQVGILLLVPHYIGDAMLHGARLVHFVGKKEKVTKMAFLVANSMYVFVRVATLPIATLVFLYGLGQVESVFNFATGNFNIPVIRFTALTYIIILQTYLSYVFISRQLKRARENVVPVQTTVKSKQKPRKKEGKKTAMSEDDDLPEVDQATKKNLRSRSSTKAKFKILLKMAKRKSLNKRRSRYSSAILNSDTDIFGDEYPYWWKKLEDTSLTQLSTDSKILNQTSRHLDSNSQIETSQVTGEWWKILDVSSIPNSPKINEDVVEKNSANNVPMSESEEELEIAKSKHHLRSKARKSKDNIFLNVLNDSVTTKSDVKKDNNNVITSESEEEPEIAKKRHPLRSKAKQSRDNIFLNVLDDSMTTTSEVTQKNNNVVTSESEEKPEIAKRKFPLRSKATESKHNISSNVLNDFIITKSDVKKKNNNVVTSESEEGSKIAKEKNLLHLRAKRSKGNIFLNVLNDSMTTRSEVIKKNSNIVTSASEEELEIAKSKYHLRSKARESKDNIFLNVLNDSVTTKSDVKNKSNNIITSESEEEPKIAKKRHPLRSEAKQSRDNIFLNVFDDSITTTSEVTQKNNNVVTSESEEEPEIAKRKFPLRSKAIESKDNIGSNILNDSVTTTPGIAQKTNNILTSESEEPKIAKGKYLSRSKVTESKDNVFSNVLDDSTTTKLKVMQRSGKKSSKSNSASNSETVANVEQLNKIQGYSLNHSQKTDDISKLKSNISKNKNNELQMATNYLVPATTETSVSSETESNRCALNFEDDSIHFAMPKAQSTILEGSSLSVHSSAKESNNDDTYHKILKWKSKLLTNNNKNAKKNLFKTVLEDQESTIKIGENATANGIAEHSLKSSKVSEALHLSRLPSSPSKKAISSPSKKAIPSLSKKAILSPSKKAISSPSRHSTVVKTCTNTHSEEPKGQTSIRHFLMSDKTLQMFWDKEKVDGIKRELERVKEREIARMKIDRNKQEVQKKLPLREEKIKKIEKNTKSTLQNQRPMKQVHKAFLVNGRAYRAPRLPRPQYWITDRLYKYLWKCMEPRFKLETRVVSEKFIHQLSSVTTLIAKRKSYLNYKAELYALMKEMARLDIIHTRNDFYNFCHDFFPYELRVKTVPMLLPGNKRNIPYDANTLHKPLLVP; translated from the exons ATGGTTGCAGTAAAAGGTcgcaaaaattcaaataaaaaccCTCCTATATTCAGTCATGAATTCATTATTCAAAATCATGGAGATATTGTTTCTTGTGTGGCTATGATCTTCATAACGGGTTTATTGCTGCAG gtaACATCACCATGGGCATATACATTTATTGCTATTCATCACAATATAACTTCAGATATTGAAGATCCGACTATGCCAATGAAATATACTACTGGTTGGAAAGACGCATGTgctatatttttctctttcttgatAACAATTGTAATGCACGCCGTATTTCAAGATTATATTTTTGAT aaAGTTTCAAAACGTCTACATCTTAGTAAAGTAAAACTTGCCAAATTTAATGAATCCAGTcaacttgttttattttatatactatCTGTTATATGGGGTATAGACATAATTATCAG AGAGGACTTGTTATTAAACATAACTTTATTGTGGAAGGAATACCCTGTGCCAATGTCATTTTCCTCAAAATTGTTCTTTATTTGCCAACTTGCTTATTGGTTGCATTGTTATcctgaaatatattttcaaagagTAAAGAAGGAAGATATACCTTCTCGAATTGTACAAGCAACTATTGGATTCTTTTCCACTGTTGCAGCTTATATCTTTAA TTTCCAGCAAGTAGGAATCTTACTATTAGTTCCACATTACATAGGAGATGCTATGCTTCATGGAGCTAGGCTTGTACATTTTGTcggtaaaaaagaaaaggtgACAAAAA TGGCATTCCTCGTTGCTAACTCGATGTACGTTTTCGTACGCGTTGCAACGTTGCCTATTGCAACGTTAGTCTTTTTGTATGGTTTAGGCCAAGTTGAAAGTGTATTCAATTTCGCAACTggaaattttaatattccaGTCATAAGATTTACAGCTTTGACCTATATCATTATCTTGCAAACGTACCTTTCTTATGTATTTATTTCGAGGCAACTTAAGCGTGCCCGTGAAAATGTAGTTCCTGTACAAACAACAGTGAAATCAAAACAAAAGCCAAGGAAAAAAGAAG gAAAAAAAACTGCCATGTCCGAGGATGACGATCTGCCAGAAGTTGACCAAGCGACTAAGAAAAATCTTAGATCCCGTTCATCTACGAAagctaaa tttaaaatattattgaaaatggCTAAACGAAAAAGTTTAAACAAACGTCGGTCTAGATACAGTTCTGCTATTTTAAATTCCGATACGGATATTTTTGGTGATG AATACCCATACTGGTGGAAAAAGTTGGAAGACACTTCGTTAACGCAACTATCAACTGATTCGAAAATTTTAAATCAAACTAGTCGTCATTTAGATTCTAATTCACAAATAGAAACAAGCCAGGTTACAGGTGAATGGTGGAAAATATTAGATGTTTCAAGTATTCCAAATTCtcccaaaataaacgaagatgTCGTAGAAAAAA ATTCAGCTAACAATGTACCGATGTCAGAATCTGAAGAAGAACTTGAAATTGCAAAAAGCAAGCATCATTTGCGTTCAAAGGCAAGAAAAAGCaaggataatatttttttgaacGTTTTAAATGATTCTGTAACAACCAAGTCAGACGTTAAAAaggataataataatgtaataacgtcGGAATCCGAGGAAGAACCGGAAATTGCAAAAAAGAGACATCCTCTGCGTTCAAAGGCAAAACAAAGCAGagataatatttttttgaatGTTTTAGATGATTCTATGACAACTACGTCAGAAGTTACAcagaaaaataataatgtaGTAACGTCGGAATCTGAAGAAAAACCTGAAATTGCAAAAAGGAAATTTCCCTTGCGCTCTAAGGCAACAGAAAGCAAACATAATATTTCCTCGAATGTCTTAAACGATTTTATAATAACTAAGTCAgatgttaaaaagaaaaataataatgtaGTCACTTCAGAATCCGAGGAAGGATCTAAAATTGCAAAAGAGAAAAATCTTTTGCATTTAAGGGCAAAAAGAAGCAAAGGCAATATTTTCTTGAATGTCTTAAATGATTCTATGACAACTAGATCAGAAGTTATAaagaaaaatagtaatatagTAACGTCGGCATCTGAAGAAGAGCTTGAAATTGCAAAAAGCAAATACCATTTGCGTTCAAAGGCAAGAGAAAGcaaagataatatttttttgaacGTTTTAAACGATTCTGTAACAACCAAGTCAGACGTTAAAAACaaaagtaataatataataacgtCGGAATCAGAGGAAGAACCGAAAATTGCAAAAAAGAGACATCCTCTGCGTTCAGAGGCAAAACAAAGCAGagataatatttttttgaatGTTTTCGACGATTCTATAACAACTACGTCAGAAGTTACAcagaaaaataataatgtaGTAACGTCGGAATCTGAAGAAGAACCTGAAATTGCAAAAAGGAAATTTCCCTTGCGTTCTAAGGCAATAGAAAGCAAAGATAATATTGGTTCGAATATATTAAACGATTCTGTGACAACTACGCCAGGAATTGCACAGAAGACTAATAATATACTAACGTCGGAATCCGAAGAACCTAAAATTGCAAAAGGAAAATATCTTTCGCGTTCTAAGGTAACAGAAAGCAAAGATAATGTTTTTTCAAATGTTTTAGATGATTCTACGACAACTAAGTTAAAAGTTATGCAAAGAAGTGGAAAAAAAAGTTCTAAGAGTAATTCTGCATCAAATAGCGAAACAGTTGCTAACGTTGAACAATTAAACAAGATACAAGGATATAGTTTGAATCACAGTCAAAAGACTGATGATATTTCAAAACTAAAGTCTAATATttcaaagaataaaaataatgagTTACAAATGGCAACAAACTACTTAGTTCCTGCAACAACCGAAACATCAGTTTCCAGCGAAACAGAGTCGAATCGGTGTGCATTAAATTTTGAGGATGATTCTATACATTTTGCGATGCCAAAAGCACAGAGTACAATACTCGAAGGTAGTAGTTTGTCTGTACATAGTAGCGCTAAGGAAAGCAATAACGATGACAcatatcataaaatattaaaatggaaATCAAAGTtgttaacaaataataataagaatgcaaagaagaatttatttaaaactgTACTTGAAGATCAAGAAAGTACTATTAAAATAGGAGAAAATGCAACAGCCAATGGAATAGCAGAACATTCACTGAAATCATCAAAGGTCTCTGAAGCACTACATCTTTCTCGATTGCCGTCTTCTCCTTCCAAAAAAGCAATTTCGTCTCCTTCCAAAAAAGCAATTCCGTCTCTTTCTAAAAAAGCAATTCTGTCTCCTTCCAAAAAAGCAATTTCGTCTCCTTCGCGACATTCAACGGTGGTCAAAACGTGTACAAACACACATAGCGAGGAGCCAAAAGGCCAGACAAGCATCAGGCACTTTTTGATGTCGGATAAAACATTGCAAATGTTTTGGGATAAAGAGAAAGTAGACGGAATAAAACGAGAATTAGAGAGGGTGAAGGAACGAGAAATAGCTCGTATGAAAATAGATAGAAACAAGCAAGAAGTTCAAAAGAAGTTGCCTTTGCgggaagaaaaaataaagaaaattgagaaaaatacGAAGTCTACATTGCAGAATCAACGTCCTATGAAACAAGTCCATAAGGCTTTTTTGGTGAATGGGCGAGCGTACAGAGCCCCTCGGCTTCCCCGTCCCCAATACTGGATTACCGATCGTCTTTATAAATACTTGTGGAAGTGTATGGAACCGAGATTCAAGTTGGAAACTAGAGTGGTttctgaaaaatttatacatcaGTTGTCGAGTGTAACAACGTTGATCGCCAAACGTAAATCATACTTGAATTATAAAGCTGAATTGTACGCGTTGATGAAAGAAATGGCACGGCTTGATATTATTCATACTCGAAacgatttttacaatttttgtcATGATTTCTTTCCCTATGAGCTTCGCGTTAAAACAGTGCCAATGTTATTACCTGGAAACAAGAGAAATATACCATACGACGCGAACACACTGCACAAACCTCTTCTAGTCCCTTGA